In Dehalococcoidia bacterium, the genomic window GTGGCAACAACTTCGCCAAGGCGGGGCTCGAGATGGCCTGCTGGGACCTCGACGCCCGCGCCCGCAGCGTCTCCGTCGCGTGGGCGCTGGGCGGCGAGGAGGCGCGGCCGGCGATCGAGAGCGGCATTTCGCTGGGCATCGAGGCATCGCCCGCGGCGCTGGTCGAGCAGGTGGCGCGGGCGGCGGCGCAGGGCTACCGGCGGATCAAGATGAAGATCGGTCCGGGCCACGACGTGGCCTACGTAGGAGCCGTGCGCGAGCGTTTCCCCGACTTGCCGGTGATGGTGGACGCCAACTCGGCCTACACGCTGGCCGACGCGCCGCTGCTGCAGGCGCTCGACCGCTTCAACCTGATGATGATCGAGCAGCCGCTGGGCGACGACGACATCATCGACCACGCCGCGCTGCAGAAGCAGTTGCGCACGCCGATCTGCCTGGACGAAAGCATCCACAGCGCCGAGGACGCGCGCAAGGCGCTCGAGATCGACGCGGGCCGCATTATCAACATCAAGGTCTCGCGGCTGGGCGGGCTGGGCGAGGCGAAGCGCGTGCACGACCTCTGCCGGGCGCGCGGCGTGCCCGTCTGGTGCGGCGGCATGCACGAGTTCGGCGTCGGCCGCGCGGCCAACGTGGCGATCAACAGCCTGCCTGGCTTCACCCTGCCCGGCGACATCAGCAGCTTCAGCGAACGCTACCGCGAGGACCTGGTCGAGCCGCCGCTGGTAATGCACGACGGCCTGATGCCCGTGCCGCTCGACCGCCCCGGCCTCGGCCACGACGTGATCGAGCAGCGGCTGCGCGCCGCGCTCGTGCGCGAGGAGTCGCTGACCGCCCGCACGCGGGTCGCCGTCTAAGCGGGCGCCTGCGCCCTTTCACCACCACGAGCAGGAGTCGCGCCGTGTCCGTTGCCGCCGCCGTCCGGGCCGCACTCGAACCGCGCGTCGGGGAGTTGGCCGCGCTGGTGGCCGAGCTGGCCGGCATCGAGTCGCCGACGGACGACCGCGCCGCGCTGGAGCGCATGGCCGCGCGGCTGCTCGACCTCTTCGCCCCGCTCGGCGCCCTCGAGCGCTTCCCACAGGCGCAGAACGGCGATCACTTCGTTGTGCGCATTCCGGGCAGAAGCGAGACAGAGCCGGCGCTGGCGCTCTGCCACTACGACACGGTCTGGCCGCTCGGCAGCCTGCGCGAGTACCCCGTGACGAGCGAGGACGGCGTGATGCGCGGGCCGGGCGTGTTCGACATGAAGGGCGGTATCGTCTGCCTGCTCTACGCGCTGCGGGCGCTGGAGGGCCGGCCCAAGCGGCCGCTCTGGGTCTTCTTCAACTCGGACGAGGAGACGGGCAGCCACTCCTCACGCGGGTTGATCGAGGCGCTGGCCGGATCGTGCGCCCACGCCCTGGTCTACGAGTCGCCGCTGCCGGCGGGGGCGCTGAAGACGGCGCGCAAAGGCACGGGCCGCTACACCGTCACGATCGAAGGCCGCGCCGCGCACGCGGGCGTCGAGCCGGAGAAGGGGATCAGCGCCGTGCTCGAGGCGGCGCACCAGGCCATCGCCGCGCACGCGCTGAACGCGCCGGCACACGGCACCACGCTCAACGCCGGCGTGCTGCGCGGCGGCACACGCTCGAACGTCGTCGCCGCCCGCGCCGAGATCGAAGTGGACGTGCGCGTCTCCCGCGCCGACGAGGCGCGGCGCATCGACAACGCGCTGCGCGGCCTGCAGCCCGTGCTGCCGGGCGCCCGCATCGCCGTTTCCGGCGGACTGCACCGCCCACCGATGGAGCGCAGCCCGGCCACGGCGGCGCTGTTCGCGCGGGCGCGGGCGATCGCGGCCGAGATGGGCGTGGAGCTGGGCGAGGGCGCCACGGGCGGCGGCAGCGACGGCAACTTCACCGCGGCGCTCGGCCTGGGCACGCTCGACGGCCTCGGGCCGGAGGGCCGCGGAGCGCACGCTGCCGACGAGCAGGTGCTGCTCGAGAGCCTGCCGCGCCGCGCCGCGCTCAGCGCCGGGCTGCTCGACGCGCTGTAATCCGGCGGGCGCCTAACCCTGACGGCCATCGCCGTCTGTCCCTTCCCGAAACGAGGAAGGGACCCCTGAAGCGCACCAAGGACCGTGCCAGGGGAGCGAAGCGCCGGTGTCCTTGCGGGATCCCCGGCCGTCCTCCAACCGGGCGGCAGGCAACACCGTGCTGGTCTTGCCTGCCTCATCGCAGAGACGAAAACACCAGTGGCCGCCGCCCCCGTGCGCCACGTGGCTTCCCGGCGCCTCCCGCGAAGACACCCAACCCGCTCCCGTCTCATGCTGCGGGGAATGCTCAGAGAGACCCTTCCTGTGTCGGGAAGGGACAGGTTTCGCCGGCGAAACCAGGGTTAGGCACCCCGGGCGGCCGCGCCTGCGCGCGATCCGATGATGCCGCATTTGCGCATCTCCTCTACACTGGGGGAGGATTCCGCAGGTTTGCCAGCGCCAACGCTGGCAGTGAGAAAGGATCGCGGCATGACCACGCAGGAACGCACCGAGGTCACCCCGCCCGCGGCGCCGGTGGCTCCGGCCGGCATCAATCACCTGGTGCTCAACGTCAAGGACATCGAGCGCGCCCACGCCTTCTGGTCGGGCATCCTGGGCTTCGAGCAGTGCGGCGAGCTGGCCAACCGGCCCGGCGTCACCATGCGCTTCTACCGCGGCAACACCGGCTCGCACCACGACCTGGCGCTGATGCAGGTGCAAAACCCGGAGAGCGTGCAGGACCCGTCCGGCGAGTGGAACATGGGCGCCCAGAAGACGGGCATCAACCACGTCGCGATCAAGTGGCCCTCGCGCGAGGCGTGGCTGCAGGAGATCGCCTTCCTGCAGAGCAAGGGCGTGCCCTTCCACCGCCGCGTCGACCACGGCATGACCCACAGCGTCTACATCTCCGACCCCGACGGCCACGGCATCGAGGTGCTGTACGAGCTGCCGGAGGAGATCTGGTCGGGCGATGTGAACGGCGCGCTGAACTACGCCAAGAACCTGCCGAACGAAGGCCCCGAGGCGCTGCAGGACGACACCGGGTACAAGAAGTTCGGCTCCTAGCCGGCAGCGTCGTTCTCACCGCTGCGTTAGTCTGCGGGGCGCACGCCGGTGCGCCCCGCTCGTTTTGGAGCGGGGCCAACCATGACCGCCGATCGCCTCTCGCATCTCGACCGGCATGGCCGCGCCCGCATGGTGGATGTGACGGCCAAAGACGAGACCGTGCGCGAGGCGACGGCGCGGGGCCGCGTGCTGATGCGCGCGGAAACGCTGGCGCTGGTGCTTGCCGGCGAGATCGCCAAGGGCAACGTGCTGACCACGGCCGAGCTGGCCGGCGTGATGGCGGCCAAGCGCACGCACGAGCTGATCCCGCTCTGCCACCCGTTGCTGCTCACCGGCATCACGGTCGAGCTGACGCCCGACGAAGCCGCCAGCGCGATCGAGATCCGCGCCACGGTCAAGACCACGGGCAAGACCGGCGTGGAGATGGAGGCGCTGACCGCTGCAGCCGTCGCCGGCCTCACGATCTATGACATGTGCAAGGCCGTGGACCGCGGCATGCGCCTCAGCGACGTGCGCCTGGCGCACAAGTCCGGCGGCAAGAGCGGCGTGTTCAGGGAACAGGGGACAGGGGACAGGGAATAGAGGGTGCAGGGCGTCGGCCCCACCCCTACGCCCTGCGGCCTGTTCCCTGTACGCTGTGGCGTGTCACGAGAGACGGGGAGGGCGAAACGATGGCGGAGGGAGCGCTGGCGGGGCTGCGGGTGCTGGAGTGCGGCGAGCTGGTGGCCGCGCCCTTTGCCGCCAAGATCCTCGGCCAGCTCGGCGCCGACGTGGTCAAGCTCGAACCGCCCGCCGGCGACTCGTTGCGGCGCCGCGGTCCCTTTCCTGCCGGCAAGGAAGGCGCCGAGACGGGCGGCCTGCACCTCTTTTTGGACCAGGCCAAGCGCTCGGTCGTGCTCGACCTGGAAACCGCCGCGGGGCAGGCGCAACTGCGACGCCTCGCCGCCGGCGCCGATATCCTGATCGCCAGCGGCTCGCCGGCGCTGCTCGAACGCCGCGGCCTGAGCGACACCGCCCTGCGGGCAGCCAACCCGCGGCTCATCGTCACGCTGATCACGCCCTTCGGCCTGGCGGTGACGGAGGACCGCGAGCTGCCGGTGCGGCCGCTGCCCGACCTAGCGGCCAGCGGCTGGCTCTCGATCAGCCCGGGGGCGCTGGACAACGCCAGCCTGCCGCCCCTGGCGCCGTTCGGCCAGCAAGCGCACTATCAGGCGGGGCTGCACGCGGTGATCGCCACCCTGGGGGCGCTGCTGGCGCGGGACGGG contains:
- the menC gene encoding o-succinylbenzoate synthase, producing the protein MAYTVERIDLCLARLPLVRPFTTSSHTKDHLEHILVRLRTADGAEGWGECASPSDPYYCPETTETCWHLLRDFLAPALLGVAWESPETVSALWQKVRGNNFAKAGLEMACWDLDARARSVSVAWALGGEEARPAIESGISLGIEASPAALVEQVARAAAQGYRRIKMKIGPGHDVAYVGAVRERFPDLPVMVDANSAYTLADAPLLQALDRFNLMMIEQPLGDDDIIDHAALQKQLRTPICLDESIHSAEDARKALEIDAGRIINIKVSRLGGLGEAKRVHDLCRARGVPVWCGGMHEFGVGRAANVAINSLPGFTLPGDISSFSERYREDLVEPPLVMHDGLMPVPLDRPGLGHDVIEQRLRAALVREESLTARTRVAV
- a CDS encoding M20 family metallopeptidase, giving the protein MSVAAAVRAALEPRVGELAALVAELAGIESPTDDRAALERMAARLLDLFAPLGALERFPQAQNGDHFVVRIPGRSETEPALALCHYDTVWPLGSLREYPVTSEDGVMRGPGVFDMKGGIVCLLYALRALEGRPKRPLWVFFNSDEETGSHSSRGLIEALAGSCAHALVYESPLPAGALKTARKGTGRYTVTIEGRAAHAGVEPEKGISAVLEAAHQAIAAHALNAPAHGTTLNAGVLRGGTRSNVVAARAEIEVDVRVSRADEARRIDNALRGLQPVLPGARIAVSGGLHRPPMERSPATAALFARARAIAAEMGVELGEGATGGGSDGNFTAALGLGTLDGLGPEGRGAHAADEQVLLESLPRRAALSAGLLDAL
- a CDS encoding VOC family protein, whose translation is MTTQERTEVTPPAAPVAPAGINHLVLNVKDIERAHAFWSGILGFEQCGELANRPGVTMRFYRGNTGSHHDLALMQVQNPESVQDPSGEWNMGAQKTGINHVAIKWPSREAWLQEIAFLQSKGVPFHRRVDHGMTHSVYISDPDGHGIEVLYELPEEIWSGDVNGALNYAKNLPNEGPEALQDDTGYKKFGS
- the moaC gene encoding cyclic pyranopterin monophosphate synthase MoaC codes for the protein MTADRLSHLDRHGRARMVDVTAKDETVREATARGRVLMRAETLALVLAGEIAKGNVLTTAELAGVMAAKRTHELIPLCHPLLLTGITVELTPDEAASAIEIRATVKTTGKTGVEMEALTAAAVAGLTIYDMCKAVDRGMRLSDVRLAHKSGGKSGVFREQGTGDRE